A region of the Geomonas subterranea genome:
AGGGCGTAGCCGTCGAAGCCGATGTCGGTGATCTGGCGAGCGCTCTCGCGCCTCAAGTCGGGGTGCATGCCACCCTGCACGATGCCGAAGAGCGCCTGGTCGGGACGGCTGTGCGCCTCCTTGCAGCGCCTGGCCCAGCGCGTGGTCAACTCCAGCGACTTTTGCACGTAGGAGCGTTCGGCGGGGTACGGGGGGCATTCGTCGAAGCACATGGCGATGTCGGCGCCCAAGGCCTCCTGGATGGCGATGGAGACCTCCGGCGAGATGAAGTGCCGGGAGCCGTCGATATGGGAGCGGAACTTGACCCCCTCTTCGGAGATCTTCCTGAGCTCCCCGAGCGAGAAGACCTGGAACCCGCCGGAGTCGGTCAGCATGGGGCGGTCCCAGTGCATGAAGCGGTGCAGCCCCCCCATCCGCGCGACCAGCTCGTGCCCGGGGCGCAGGTACAGGTGGTAGGTGTTGGCGAGGATGATCTGCGACCCCACCTCGACCAGTTCCTCCGGGGTCATCGCCTTGACCGTCGCCTGGGTGCCGACCGGCATGAAAATCGGGGTTTCGATCCTGCCGTGCGTGGTTGTCAGAGAGCCTAAACGGGCCGCGCAGCCCGGGTCCTTCTTGATGAGTTCAAACGATATGGCTGACAAAGCACTCCCTACATGTTCTCTTTACATCCCCCTCCCGCCTTCGCGGACCGTAGCGCTTCGGCGCGCGGGCCCGCCGCGGGGGGGGAGGAACGTCTTCTCAATCCAAATTTTAGCGGTCCACTGTAGGGGCGAATAATCATTCGCCCGCCCCCTCGCCCTCCGGGAGAGGGTGGCCGCAGGCCGGGTGAGGGAGGTGCCGCAGCGGGCTGGAAGGTCATCGCTGATGTTCAGCGCCCTCACCCCGCCCCTCTCCCATAGGGAGAGGGAGGTTAATACCCCGTCCCTCCCCGCCCTTCCTCAACCGATAAACATCGCGTCGCCGTAGCTGAAGAACCTGAAGCGCCGCTCGACCGCCTCGCGGTAGGCGTTCAGCATGACCTCTTTCCCGGCGAAAGCGCACACTAACATAAATAGTGTCGATTTGGGGAGATGAAAATTCGTTATCAACGCATCAACCACCCGGAACCGGTACCCCGGCAGGATGAAGATGTCCGCCTCGCGCTCCCCCGCCTCCAGCTCGCCGGAGGCCGCGGCATGCTCCAGGGCCCGCAGCGACG
Encoded here:
- the tgt gene encoding tRNA guanosine(34) transglycosylase Tgt, whose translation is MSAISFELIKKDPGCAARLGSLTTTHGRIETPIFMPVGTQATVKAMTPEELVEVGSQIILANTYHLYLRPGHELVARMGGLHRFMHWDRPMLTDSGGFQVFSLGELRKISEEGVKFRSHIDGSRHFISPEVSIAIQEALGADIAMCFDECPPYPAERSYVQKSLELTTRWARRCKEAHSRPDQALFGIVQGGMHPDLRRESARQITDIGFDGYALGGLSVGEEKEIMHGMMQECSDILPENSPRYIMGIGAPEDLVEAVYNGFDMFDCVMPTRNARNGALFTSFGRINIKAAIYAEDQGPIDPACGCYVCRNYSRAYLRHLYRSQEILASRLNSWHNLHFFLNLMKEVREAIARGEFVKFRQDFYAARGNG